The Prosthecodimorpha staleyi region ATCCCGACATGGCGGCCCGCCTCAGGTCGAGTGACGCGCAGCGCATCCTGCGCGCCTTGGAGGTGATCGACGCCACCGGCCGCTCGCTCGCCGACTGGCAGGCCGCCCCCGGGCTGCCGCCGCTTCTGGACGGGCCGGGCGTGGAGCGGATCGTGCTCGCCATCGATCGCGCGGAACTGCATCGTCGGATCGATCGACGTTTCGAGGCCATGGTGGCGGCCGGCGCCCTCGACGAGGTGGCGGCGCTCGATGCGCTCGGGCTCGATCCGAACCTGCCGGCGATGCGGGCGATCGGCGTCAAGCCGCTGATCATGTCGGTGCGCGGCGAGATCACGCTCGAGGAGGCGATCCGGCGCGGCCAAGCCGAAAGCCGGCAATATGCCAAGCGCCAGGAAACCTGGTTCCGCAATCAGATGGCCGACTGGCCGCGGCGTGCCGTGTCGGCGCCGGCTTGATCGGCTGGCTGCCGGTGAGGGGCCGCGCGCCGCTGGTGTCGCCTTCGTCACACCGGCCCATTCCACGGACGCATAGAGTGGAGATTGGGGCGGCGCGTGTGCCTCGCGGTCGCAGACCGCGAAGGGCGCATCGACCGGGAGTGTCGGCCCACGTCCGGGACCGATCGGGCTTCGCGGCCTGTCGTCCCGCCGCACGCTGACGCCAGCGCGACGGCACCGGACGGAGACGGAATGCAGGACGGAGCGTCGTCCAGGGGAGGAAACCATGCAGCTTGCGGATGCCGTACAACAGCTCGGCCGACAGATCGGCTTGACCTTGAAGCTCGACAGTGCCGGGGGCTGCCGGCTCGTCTTCGACGGCACGCTGCCGGTCGATATCGAGGCGGTCGAGGGGTCGGTCGCCTATCTGCACACGGCCATCGGCATCCTGCCGACCAGCGGCGCAGAGGCGCTGATGCGCAGCCTGCTGGAAGGCAATCTGTTCGGCCGCGGCACGGGCGCCTCGGTGATCGGCATCGACAGCCATCTCGGCGAAATCCTGCTCACGCGCCGTCTCGACATGAACAAAACGGACTATGCCGAATTCGCCGCGGCGATCGAGGATTTCGTGACCCATGCCAAGGCCTGGATCGATCGGCTCAGCCGCAAGACGTCGGGCTCCGCCGAGGCCGCGCCGGACTTCGGTACGGGCGAGACCTTTCTGCGCGTCTGACGACGACCGCATCTTTGTAGGCGGTATCGGTCGGGGGGCGGGTGCGCGATCCCCCGCCGTGTCGGGGCGCCGCGGGCAAACCGGCCTGCCGATGGGCGATGGGGCGATCGTACGATTTTGTCTCGTTTGGCACAGGCACGGCGCCACCTGCGGCTAGTATCACGGTCATAGAGCACTGCATTCGATCGCGAGATCATCCGAACCGGCAGGTCGAATGCAGTATCCGGACAGCAGATGATGCGGCCGACCGCCGCCACCGAAGACGACAGTCAGGAGACGACCATGGCCGGCCCAGTACAGAACCAGCCCCCCGTGCATCAGCCGATCGGTGTCGGCGTCGGCGTGGTCCCGCAGGACCAGCACGTTGTCGGTCAGCAGGGCGTCGGCCAGCAGGGTGTCGGCGAGATGGGCGGTCATCAGGTCGAGGGCGGTCAGGCCCAGCCGCGCGCGACCAGCTCGCTGAAGACCGTCTGGATGGACGTGAAGCACTTCTTCACGTCGCTGCTCGGCAGCCGCGTCAGCACGCCGTCGCCGCTGGCGGTGACCAATGGACCGCAGGCGACCGACAACGCCCTGCATGAACTGACCCGGAGCAAGCCGAGCGAGCCGTTGATCTATCTGGCGCTCGCCGAATGGATCGGTCACAACCCCTTCCCGCAGGATGCGTCCCGCGACGGCCTGCGTCAGGAAGTCCAGGCGCAGTTCGGCGACAAGCTGGACGACATGTCCGACATGCAGCTGTTCCGCCTGTACCGGACCCTGCAGAACAATCCCTCCCTGGTCCAGGACCTTGGCCAGAACGGCTCCGCCTATGTGATGTCCAAGGTCGACGACATGAACGACCCGGGCGCGATGGGAATCATGCAGGCCTGCGGCAAGGTCAACGATATGGGCGGCGTGGTCACCGAACTGGCCGCCATGGTCAAGGATCGCCTGGAGGGCCGCGGCTACGAGACGCCGCACATCAACGGCACCGGCCCGACCCCGTTCATGGATCGGTTCACGGAAAACGCCGTCATGAACTCCGGCGATCTGG contains the following coding sequences:
- a CDS encoding type III secretion system chaperone gives rise to the protein MQLADAVQQLGRQIGLTLKLDSAGGCRLVFDGTLPVDIEAVEGSVAYLHTAIGILPTSGAEALMRSLLEGNLFGRGTGASVIGIDSHLGEILLTRRLDMNKTDYAEFAAAIEDFVTHAKAWIDRLSRKTSGSAEAAPDFGTGETFLRV
- the miaA gene encoding tRNA (adenosine(37)-N6)-dimethylallyltransferase MiaA, which translates into the protein MRQVRPRAVLIAGPTASGKSALAMTVAERIGGAVVNADSMQVYRELAIVTARPTAEDAARVPHRLYGHVPAATAYSVASWRADMQHTLAALEAAGQPAVVVGGTGLYFRCLTEGLSAVPEIPDEVRTAWRQRGLSEPAAALHAELDRRDPDMAARLRSSDAQRILRALEVIDATGRSLADWQAAPGLPPLLDGPGVERIVLAIDRAELHRRIDRRFEAMVAAGALDEVAALDALGLDPNLPAMRAIGVKPLIMSVRGEITLEEAIRRGQAESRQYAKRQETWFRNQMADWPRRAVSAPA